The genomic segment ttgacacaATccgatcccacctcatccctaacctcaccacagtgtttatcccagccctaactcatctcttcaacctatcactaacctctggtgtcttcccctctgcttttaaacatgctaccattacacccatcctcaaaaagccttcacttgacccatcttctttgtccagttatcgccccttatcacttcttccgtatgcctcaaagctacttgaacaacatgtccgttcagaactgtcctctcacctctcctcctgctccctctttgactggctacaatctggcttccgaccccaccactcgactgagactgcccttaccaaagtcaccaatgacctactaacagccaaaaccaataaacaatactctgtcctccttctccttgacctgtcctctgccttcgacattgttgaccactcccttctgttgcaaactctctcatctcttggcatcactgacctggccctctcctggatcacatcatacctcacagaccggacgtttagcgtctcccactcccgcaccacctcctcgtctcattccatctctgttggtgtcccgaaaggctctgtcctaggacccctgctcttctctatctacacttttggcctgggacagatcatagagtcccatggctttcagtatcactgttatactgacgacacacaaatctatctctctggtccagacatcaccaccttactatcaagaatcccacaatgtctatcttctatatcatccttcttcgcctttcgctttctaaaacctaacatggataaaacagaattcatcatctttcccccatcttgctcaacccccccaacagacctatctatcacgatcaatggctacacactatccccggtcaaccaagtccgctgccttggagtgaccttggattctgccctttccttccgaccacacatccaagcactttccaccacctgccgcctccaactcaaaaacatctcccgcatccgcgctttccttaaagaggacctttcacctggaaaaacattgtgaactaagtatcctgacatatacagcggcgcccagggatctcactgcacttactattacccccgggcgccgctccattctcccgttatgtcctccggtatcttcgctcagtaagttatagtaggcggagactgcccttgttctgctgggcgtctcctcctcctaggctgtagcgctggccaatcgcagcgcagagctcagagcctaggagaaaaaaaactcccaggctgtgagctctgcgctgcgattggccagcgctacagcctaggaggaggagacgcccacagaacaagggcagtctcctcctactataaccaagtctccgcctactataaccaagtgactgaacataccggaggacatagcaggagaatggagcggcgcccagggataatagtaagtgcagtgagatccctgggcgccgctgtatatgtcaggatacttagttcacaatgtttttccaggtgaaaggtcctctttaactttaaatctgcgaaaatgcttgtacatgccctcatcatctcccgcctagactactgcaacactctcctctgtggccttccatctagcactctcgcacccctccaatctatcctcaactctgctgcccgactaattcacctctcaccctattactcctctgcctctcccctctgctaaTCCCTTCACTGGTTCCCCATTGctcagcgaattcagttcaaaatactaacaaatacatacaaggccgtccacaacctgtcccctccctacatctgtgagctactttcccgatacatccccacacgcactctccgatcctcacaagacctccttctctcctctcctcttatcacctattcccacaatcgcctccaagatttctcccgcgcatcccccatactctggaactcgctaccccaacatatcagactctcacctacagtggaatccttcaaaagaaacctgaaaacccacctcttcagacaagcctacaaccagtgaccctgctgcctctataccgccatgaccaacttcacccgcacctactgtgtccttctcccataccatgtagattgtaagccctcacgggcagggccctctctccttctgtaccagtttgtaacttgtcttgtttatgattagtgcaattgtctgtattatgtatgtataccccttttcatatgtacagcgctatggaatgaacggcgctttaataataaataataataataataataatctgtcaACAGGATTGGAGACAAGTGTATGATCAACCAACAgtaggacccctaccgatcatgaGAATGCAGGAGAACCAAGGCCCCTGTGTGACTAGATCGACAATAAGTCATGCAGTGTCAAACTGGGCTGCCTAGGGACCATCAGTAAAACTTTTTTCGGGGGCccgccatacagatacattcaaatatttccCACCCACATAGCAGCAAGAcgctacaagatgattgattatgggagtCCCTGAAGCAACTTGGAGAAGATGGGTTACTGGGAAAAGATGATACTGTCTGGCCTGTCTCTGTACCTATAAGACTTCTTATCCATTTGACACACCTATAATAATTGGCTGGGTAGTTActtaaataatctacccagttttttatatgaacctaGGCTGGTTAAGGTGCTTTAtaaagtgcagtaagtctactgtgtaatCTGCTAATTGTCCAGGGGCcctccgggggattcacctgtacccctgttggCCACTCCAAGCCTGCAGTCATGCACGCTTCCAGTCAATTCAACTCTATGGggtgaatttatcatgagggaaaAATTTGAAATCAGTGTTGCTTGCGTCTgcgttggagtactttatgccacatttatcaacagCCCCATGTTACTTGATacatttgtcttatccttagacctaacacttttgtctagagaagctcctccagttttcctcTTCCACCCTCCTTCTggagtgagatttttttttaaaaagtctcaatgataaatctggagtgaaactcattaacatagccacTTTCCctcccacattacaaaactggagtgagtggtgtaaaatgcaaaaagtcgctAACTTAGCACGAgtgcaaaaaaaaatcacaaaatttTGCACAATCGCTTAAATTTTGCGCAAAAGCCCTATTTGTTGCCAGAATtttggagtgaaggtatgataaatcagggcctatgaGGTTAGATAAAGACACTTTTCATGGTTATGGTGGTCCAACCCCTCGAACTCTAAAGTTAGACATTAGATGCTAAAAGTAGGTTAGTGGTTGAACAACCATTGAACAAATGATCATCTGGTGCACGATCATTCCTCTGATGTAGTCATACACATAGTCCATATTGGCCGTTACAGCCATTCAAACTGGACAAACATGTTCAATGACATTGAGCAGGAGGACAAAAGATGTCTCAGGGAACAGTGTGGGGACGTTCTATGAATGTTCTTTCAGGAAATGCTCTTTCATAGACTAGAAACTCTGGGACAAAAATCTTAAACACAGTTTCTTTCCAGAAGATGACAGTCTGTCCTTGGTCAGCTAATACGATCGTTGTTTGTAAATTTTCAAACGATTGTTTTCATTGAATTTGTCCATTTTGTCCAATATGTCAATTTTTAGACCAATGTGTATGGCCACTCTTACAGTGTTAAAGGGACTCTCCGGGAATTCTCCAAAATGGACTCtagaccaggggcgttgctaagtTAAAACATTCggcgcctgggcccctgatgttttgcccCAGGCCCGAATTACCTGCCTAAAAAAAATTCCCAGAGCAGACGTGTACCCGTCTGAGGTAAGATATCAACAGTGGTATAGTAATGCAAGGGGTCACTGAAATCcaccatctaaaacataacttttattagtaTATTACAATAAGAACTTGTCCCCATATatacccaaaaaagaaaaaaataatgataaataaaatgaaaatagccATCCCATAAGGGCGATTAAGTATAGGGTGGGTCGGATAGACCAATGATGGAAATAAGGGAAGCTGACCCTAGTTTCACCCTATACTAGATGGCCCTACCTACAAacagaatagccgccccgataggggcgatcccgtgtctcgtGCCTCCTATAAACCCTAGGAGACCCTAAACAGGGGGATGGGTACTGCCAATAGATCGATGGCAGGCAACCTATTCCAGCCTGccagactcccctgccgctaatgtgaaactagccttacatggGACCGTGTGTTggaggtgattttatttacataggaccgtatgttgaaggtgtctgggggagtgatgttatttacatgggactgaatatagagggggtgatattatttacatgggactgtatgttgaaggtggctggggaggaggtgatgttatttacatgggactgtattttggagggggctaaagagatggtgtgatgttatttacatgggactatattttggagggggctggagaaatagtgtaatgttatttacatgggactgtattttggagggggctagaGAGATGATgtgatgatatttacatgggactctatggcggaggaggtaaataatgttatttacatgggactgtagggtGGAGGGTcttaggaattataatttctgaggacagtaaacagaggaatattggtcgacttagagaattgggccatatgcattggggcttgggctcaggatcttttgagaccctagcaacgcccctgctctaGACAGATTTTAGGTGAATTTAGGCTCACTTCACATATATCAGTTGCGTCCAGCCAGCTATTTTAGGCAAAGAGCTGAAATTACATATATTTACTGATAGCACCAGACAGAAAAACGGAGCATTCATCGTTTTTCTGTCAAGCGCTTTTTGCCATCTGACATCACAACTGATGGCCAGACGTATGAGaacgataccataaaaaaaatatatatatatatgggatcctgccccccactttttttttctatccCATTCCCTCTCTCCTGGTGCCCATCATGGGATGCATACTTATTACATGTTACACGATTTTTGATGGGTCTCAATGGAATTGGTGTATGACCATGACTTTACTGATGTTTAttctcctttttttatattttgaaagtGCTTCaataaaaagaagttaaaaaaaaccCACTATAGGATCATTTCTAGCTTCAGTTCTCCTCCACGCCGGAAACAGAAGTGAACCGGATTGCCAGACTTACGAGAAGGGGACCttcgtgtgtgtatatatattgcaaAGTTTGACATGTATTTTCATGCAAAAATAATGACACTGTATATGGTTTtctgctccctggtccttcttgaCGCAGGTAATGTGCTAATCAATGGCCTCAGCGTTGACCCATCTCAACCACTGATTGGCGAGAGGGATCAGTAGGTAGAGACCGGTGGGTGAGCCAGGAAGCATCGGACCTGGAGTGGAGTATGTTTAGCCGTTTATAAGCCAACAACACTATCTTCAACTGTATAAAATAAAAAGATCTACATGGAGAACATGAGATTGGCCAACATTGACTTTTATTTCTAGATAACTTTCGCTATATGTTGGCAATCTCAAGTGTATGATTGCGGTTCTGTGTTTGATCGGTGGGGACCTGCACTTATCAGGAGAACAGGGATCTTCCTTGATACAGCAGGAAAAAGAGGTGTGCATATGAGAGCTAGGCCTCACAGCCATGTCAGTGATGACATCCGTGACAGGATGGTCAATTTGGCCATCCATGAAAGATCATTTTAGTATCCAGTGCATCACCTACCAATGGCCTGTGAAAAGTCACAGAACACTGACACCATCCATGTGGTGTCAGTGGTTTTCGCGGACTCAGACTTCAATGGACTGGTTTTGCCAacatcatggaccaaagtagtgtATGTCTCAATGGTTCTTCTACTGACCCATGAAAAACCTAAGCACATTAATATCAATGGGTACATGTTCTGTCTGTAGAGAACTCAGAATGCAAACAGCCATGATTTACtagcgtgtgaaagaggccttctagAATTAGAGGAGTGCGAGCACCTGTTCACCAAGCCTCCTGCTATATGCAGATGTCTCCAGCCTTCTTGACTTGCTGATCAGGGTCCTCCATTGTGAATCATGGCTGCATACCTTAATTCCCCATTCTCTATTTTACTTGTGTATAGATTTTACATTGTTGTGCATACATGCTTTATGAAGACCTAGAACTAGACAGGCTGGAGACAGCCTTCTGGATCCTAAGTTCCGAGTACATGGGCCATTTTGGATAGGGTTTTGGGACAGCTTTATACTACCTGATGAGGAATAGACGCAACATATATCAGAGATAAAGCAGAGCACTGTGACTTCTCCAGAGGACAAGTGAAATGACGACATCACAAAGCTTCACCCAAGACTTCTGTGGGGTCACCTGGTGATGCCATAATTGTAACATACATCTTGTCTATGTTGCTTATGCTGCACCATATCCAGAAAAAAAAGAGAGTCATATACGAGAAATTTTAATGttgtatttatgatttttaaataatttcatAAAAAAAGATGGTGTTTCTACACATACAAattcagaataaataaaaaagaaaacagcaTACGCAACATCATAGCAAATCCTGCAAAAATTCATTATATACACTGATATTTCATAAATTACATTTCCACGACAGACATAGTAGATGACAACTATACATTAACTTAGGTGGAATGGCTGCTTGTGACCTACTAAAATTCATTTCAATGCAGCAAATCTatgtacaatatatatacacaggtattTACAACAGATGGACAGCAGGGAAGTCTCCGCTCATGTATCTGACCAAGGAACATGCCACCTTGGTCATCAACAAGCCTCATGGGACTGGGACCTTCCCACTACACTGGTGCCTACTCTCCAAGACCACAGACTACCCAGACCTGTGGAGCTTAGAGACTCATTAGACTTGGCTCATCACCAGCTTTGGGTCAGGTCCACAATGttgcaccaactcctctggcacaGTAAAAGATAACAAAATCAAAATTGAGAAACATTAAAGGCTCAGTTCATATTCTGAATGGAATAAGAACCGAACCTAAAGCACCAATTCATCTGGCCTCTGCCGTACATTGTTCATAgtgagacacagtgatgtcaccaaggtTGAAGGGAGCAGATGCAACTTGgaggattatggaagtgcatagGGGAAGAAATGGCCTTTTAGGGTCCACCTTGAAACATTCCAGTGATTGCCATGGAGGGGGTTGCACAGGGTTAGAAATACACAGCTCAAGcgtcacacctgtccacagactgTGTGGTATTGCACATCAATGGTGGAGCCAAGCCACAATGcaacctatggacaggtgtgATGCCGTTTCTAGAAgggagcagccatgtttttctaaacctggataatccctttaacacaTATGACGAGGAAAGAGTGGAGCAAAAGAAAAGAAACCCACTGGATGGATCGCCATGTGGCTGGACTACCACAGCTCAGCTCTTTGAATAAAATACTGACAACTGGATCTTCATGCACAATGTTAATAACTGAACCATTATAAATAAGAGGGACTACACGGTCACACAgtccttgccacagctcacactgtataaaaatatataaatatatataaatctctAGACATGTACAAAaaactgggggaggggggaaaatggTATAAGAGGAATTAAGGTCGGGGGGGTGCTGTTAGTAGAAGGTTTGTATGAGCAGCAGATTATAATAATCTCATTAATCCAAATTATCCTTTCATGAAAAACTTCCTTCTTCGTAACAGTTCGTATAAGGGGTGAGGGGAATGTAAACTTCTTCAAAGTTTCCATGAAAGGACCAGAGTGGAACAAATGGGCCCTGTTAGGTCAATGACTGCATCGTCACAGGCTGTCCAACGGCCAACCAGTTAATGGATCTACgagattttttcattttataaataaaaaacaagcAGCATCGTTTTCAGTGCTTCGTAGACAGATGTCTCCATGTAGAGCCCCAATTGGATGCAAAGTCAGGGTCAGTGACTGCAGAACCCACCGGAtggatccgtgacattataagttcACCCTAGTGAAATAAACATAAATTAGAGTCAATGAACAGCTTCAGGTTGAAAGACTGGGCCAACCATGGGAAGCTTTGGACCCTTTAAAGGGTCACAGAGTTTTCAGATATGTCAGAGACCATCAAAAATTTTCATCcatggggtctcagcactcagacccccaccaatcaaaacttttgatatgtctcacaTATGGACATTTTTCTGACAACTCAGTGACCCTGTAAGAAGGCTGCAAACAtgccccaaagtggccacactgtTGATCAGGAGATTGGGTGGGAAACATACTCATTTGCATTGTTGAAGTCTTACCGTTTGTGGCTCTTTACTTCCCAACCatctctacatttttcaaacaccAGTTCACCACCGGGAGCTATACCACTTTTATGTAACTCTTTCAGACAGAATGTAAATCTacaaagtaaattaaaaaaatattataaatacaACATTTACCATGGACTACAAGACAGGCAACATCGACCGATGTCAAAATTGAATCAATTCCGTCCAGATCCTGAGGGTGAAGCAGAATGTGAGGGCTCCCTCTGTTCTCAACCCATGACCATCAAGGAAACGGTGTAAGATACTGTAGGAAACTCATAGCCAGTGGGTGTCTAATGTCTATGGACAGTATAGGTCCTCCAGGACCCTCTCAACGATAGTTTAAGCGAGATCCAATGGGAAATATGAGTCACATCTGTTAATAGGTAAACTGTTCATGTATAGGAGGTCATGGTTGACTCAAAGTGATGTGACCAATATCAACTGGTTCACTAATAGATGTAGTTTTAAGATGGTTATCTACTAGGTTTTAGGTGGCTGAATGCTTTCATCCTCTGATGGTGGATTACCTCTATTGATTTTTGATTAACATACACAATCCTCCTAACCCAACAGTGCTGGACGAAATATcacacacattagatggttggccggTCTCACCGAAACCAACAGGTTTGGCTGATGCAAGTCTAATGCTTATGGGTGCCATGAATATCAATAAAATGGGTTGTTTCCTCAAGACAACCCTTTTGAAATTGGTCAAGTGATCAGCTCTACCCTTCCCAGACCGACAAAGAACCAAGATACTCACTTCTGCTGGGTTTCTCCAGACTTCACGCGGATGCGACGGATGTGTAGTTCTTTTTCGTTGCCTTTGGACCCAAACCAGTAATTGGAGGACCAGAAATTGAACCATGATTGTTTGGTCCCTTCCCATTTAAGTTTGACAGTAAGGAGATCACCGATATCATCTTCACTGTACACCAGGAAAGTGTTGGTGAAATTGTATCCAATCTGCTCTGGcctaaaaaaacaatgtggaaagTTTAAGCTTGCGTCGGACAGGATGGAGCTTGGGTAGGACAACACAATGGATCCTGCATGTCTGGTCAATACTTACGCATTTAAGGGCAGAGGGGTGGAGTCGTTCAAAGTTCCAACCAGGATGACAGAGAAAGTGGGTTCAGTAGTCTCCTGCTCAAACATGTAGTTGAAGATATGCATTTTGAGCTGGTAGTGGAAAACTGCAAGAGGAAATATTATAGTAGACATCATCAGCACATCAGACGGGTGACATTACAAGAAAGACAACATTCAATTGGCTAAAATGAAGGGCAGTTAGGAAATAATCTTGAAACCAGAATATTTGTAGCAAATCTGCAGTCCCATGCCATTATAATCACCCTCTTGATCATAATACAACTTACAGACGCCTTGCTGTCCACCTTATGGCAATATCTcctcacaaaaaaaatgccatgtTGCAAGGTGATCCATCGGCATGGGAGACACCAACCTGCCTACACTGGTGCAAGAACGAGCATGCACTTCCCTGTACCCAGACTACAAATGGCACTTTATGGGTAGCGTATAGCAAGTTCACAAACCCCCTATTCTAGAGGTAACCTCCCTCGCCTGATGTCACAAGATGCAGAATTACAGACAGCACTACATACACTGGGGATCCTTGGTCGCACCACCTATTACATTATGTTCTTATGTCTTACCTTTGTATGGCATCTGTGCCCGGGTCTTCAGGTACATTTTGCTGTTTCTTTTACTGGTGCTTTTCTTGGCATTATAACCAATGGCATTACATCGGTTCTTGCGACAGCTCAGGCAGATTCCTTTCTTGAAGCGATTCGAGTCAGTGCATTGGAAGGCAAAGCTCTCCTTGTCTTTATTGATGAGAGAATCCACAAAAAGGTGCACAGAACGCTCATGTTCACACTTTACAGCATCCCCGATATCTAAGAGGAGAAGAAATATCACAATGTTACAATGTCCTCACAAAAAGAAgaacattattatagtagttatattcctgtacataggaggcagtattatagtagttatattcctgtacataggaggcagtattatagtagttatattcttgtacataggaggcagtattatagtagttatattcttgtacataggagcagtattatagtagttatattcttgtacatagaagcagtattatagtagttatattcttgtacataggaggcagtattatagtagttatattcttgtacataggaggccgtattatagtagttatattcctgtacataggaggcagtattatagtagttatattcttgtacataggaggcagtattatagtagttatagtcttgtacataggagcagtattatagtagttatattcttgtacatagtagcagtattatagtagttatattcttgtacataggaggcagtattatagtagttatatacttgtacataggagcagtattatagtagttatattcttgtacatagtagcagtattatagtagttatatacttgtacataggagcagtattatagtagttatattcttgtacatagtagcagtattatagtagttatattcttatacataggacgcagtattatagtagttatattcttgtttatagggggcagtattatagtaggtatattcttgtacataggaggcagtattatagtagttatattcttgtacataggagcagtattatagtagttatattcttgtacataggaggcagtattatagtagctatattcttgtacataggaggcagtattatagtagttatattcttgtacataggagacggtTTATCCACAGGGGGCAGCCCCCTTGAATTCAATACAGAAATTCTGAAAACATTGTTACAACTACTATAAGTGCTATACTTACTTCCATAGGCTAGGGCACCAAGAACATCTGATAAGCCACAGCCTGGCTGATAATCGCCTCCATTGGGATATATGTCAATATGGCCAATGGGCATCTTGATGCCAATGCTAACTCCTAGCGCCTCTCGGGTATATGTATGAAGAACATCTACAAATTCAGCATCATCAGGTGAGAGACGTTTGTGAGCTTCTGCATCTTCAAACATTGGTCCTGCTGGATCCAAGCCTGAAACACAAGTTTTGGAGAAGATGTTAACACTCCTAATAGTTGATAATTGCTGTAAACAAACAAAAGTCCCTGGTGGTTCTCATTCCTAAGACCTACACAAGCCCTGTAAagagatctaaaaaaaaaaaaaaccgatCTCCAAAACTGCATGAAAACCCATCTATTATGGTATACATGTATGCAAAGCCATTAATAGATTCAAGGCAAGTAATGGTAAAATCTCCAACATCCATGTATTACGATCTTTGGGTCAACAAAACACCTAAGCTCTGGTGATATTTACTTTCCCAAGATATTTAGCAGCCATAATCCCTGTATTAAGGTCTAATCTCTTCCGATCAACATTAAGATTTGCTGGGCATGAAAGAACAATCCATATCACTCAGGTAAGAACTGAACCCTGAGGGTTTGGGGTATATAACCTTACATACCTGTAATGCGTCCAAGGGTTCCTTTGACATAATTTCCTGCAAAACCTGCAACGTGTGCACCAAGACTGTAACCAATAAGATGGAGGTTTTTGAGGGACATATTTCCTTTCTCCTGTAAAACAATAATCAGGCATTGGTTATCAGATCTGACCATTAAATTCTGTTGGTAgagaatcaggagaagacttattCAGCTGGGAGACACTGCCACTTCAGATGCAGAAGTAACAGTCACACCCAATCCCTGGCACCCAAAGGCCCCTCTACCACTCAAGACAGTACCATTATTATAAATGACACATAATAGGTGGGAGGCTCCATTAAAAATTCTGCCTTCGAGCCCAGGTGCCTCAAGTTATCCTCTGCCTGCATACCAGATGTGGTTGAGTTGACTTATACAGTATGTTAGTAGACCTCAGAGTTAAAGGTTGCTCTACGTTTACCATAGAGTGCTATAgtagtaaaataaaatatgacaaaactaaaaaa from the Bufo bufo chromosome 2, aBufBuf1.1, whole genome shotgun sequence genome contains:
- the LIPG gene encoding endothelial lipase, coding for MPLFYRFMWMCLALAVPLGEASVLAEEGLLKDDTIANLLKDADEDLAPKKPQIQFNAHFSANPDEGCYLDPENDDCLQDCHYNTSAKTFIVIHGWTMSGLFESWLHKLVGALQQREHHANIIVVDWMSLAHQLYPDAVNNTKLVGKETAVLIDWLQEKGNMSLKNLHLIGYSLGAHVAGFAGNYVKGTLGRITGLDPAGPMFEDAEAHKRLSPDDAEFVDVLHTYTREALGVSIGIKMPIGHIDIYPNGGDYQPGCGLSDVLGALAYGNIGDAVKCEHERSVHLFVDSLINKDKESFAFQCTDSNRFKKGICLSCRKNRCNAIGYNAKKSTSKRNSKMYLKTRAQMPYKVFHYQLKMHIFNYMFEQETTEPTFSVILVGTLNDSTPLPLNAPEQIGYNFTNTFLVYSEDDIGDLLTVKLKWEGTKQSWFNFWSSNYWFGSKGNEKELHIRRIRVKSGETQQKFTFCLKELHKSGIAPGGELVFEKCRDGWEVKSHKRVNL